In Fusobacterium sp. DD2, the following are encoded in one genomic region:
- a CDS encoding 2Fe-2S iron-sulfur cluster-binding protein: MLLTLNVNGRVRETIISPDEYLLDVLRKLGYLSVKRGCDTGSCGLCTVLVEDKPVLSCSTLAVRAQSKKITTIEGCQEEAKRFAEFMAAEGAEQCGFCAPGFTLTVLAMMKEYENPSDEEILHYLNGNLCRCSGYVSQLRGIKKYMEAVKKDEDCK; this comes from the coding sequence ATGCTTTTGACATTAAATGTAAATGGGAGAGTTAGAGAAACTATAATCTCTCCAGATGAGTATCTTCTTGATGTACTTAGAAAATTGGGATATCTCAGTGTAAAAAGAGGTTGTGATACAGGTTCTTGTGGACTTTGCACAGTTTTAGTAGAGGATAAGCCTGTACTTTCATGTAGTACACTTGCTGTTAGAGCACAGAGTAAGAAAATCACAACAATAGAGGGGTGTCAGGAAGAGGCAAAGAGATTTGCTGAATTTATGGCAGCAGAAGGAGCTGAACAGTGTGGATTTTGTGCACCAGGATTTACTCTTACAGTTCTTGCTATGATGAAAGAGTATGAAAACCCAAGTGATGAGGAGATTTTACATTATTTAAATGGAAATCTTTGCAGATGCAGTGGGTATGTTTCTCAGCTAAGAGGAATAAAAAAATATATGGAGGCTGTGAAGAAAGATGAAGATTGTAAATAA
- a CDS encoding molybdopterin cofactor-binding domain-containing protein, whose amino-acid sequence MKIVNKEIKKVDSIGLITGKPFYTDDLVANQEFLIVKLLRSPHAYARIKTINTSIAEKVPGVEAIYTYKDVPQTMFTLAGQSYPEPSPYDRKILDEYVRYVGDPVAIVAAVDEKTAEKAMKLIKVEYEVLEAVVDYEKALDSNVIIHKEKAQTNYDIGYDNKRNLSSSYLEVKGDVDEGFKNSDVIIENTYYTQPQIHAMMETYRTACYFDVYGRLNVISSTQIPFHVRRHLARALEYPSSKIRVVKPKLGGGFGGKQTSVCEIYPAFVTLKTGKPSKIVYTRKETQACSNTRHAMRLKVKIGSDREGNIKAIDIDVLSNTGAYGEHAPTVTALVVYKTFPLYAKVPMRCKANIVYSNTTVGAAFRGYGATQGTFAVESAVNELAHKLGIDPTEIRMKNLVDQSSTVSGDIKRCIQIGKEKFGWDTRKNIDLGNGKVRAKGMAVTMQGSGIAGLDTGSATIKFHDSGDFSLLLGVTDMGQGCDTVHTQIAAEILDVPMDKIIVHTADTDISPYDPGAYASSGTYVTGNAVIIAAKKMKDEIIKMAAQLMKKPVEEIEYFGEYVEDKDGNRLTLRDIGERAVSFEAKNQITTTGTWGGETSPPPFIASFVEVEVDKLTGETKVIDFLSVVDCGLPINPALARVQVEGGIAQGIGLALTEEITFDERGKMLQDSLMQYKIPSREDIGTNIDVVFSYSNEPTGPFGAKSIGEVVINTASPAIADAIYNAANVRMRSLPMTSEKIFRKMYLK is encoded by the coding sequence ATGAAGATTGTAAATAAAGAGATTAAAAAAGTTGACAGCATAGGTCTTATTACTGGAAAACCTTTTTATACTGATGATCTTGTTGCTAATCAGGAATTTCTTATTGTAAAACTTCTAAGATCTCCACATGCCTATGCAAGAATAAAAACTATCAATACCTCTATTGCAGAAAAAGTACCTGGAGTAGAGGCAATTTATACATATAAAGATGTGCCACAAACTATGTTTACACTGGCTGGGCAATCTTATCCAGAACCATCTCCATATGATAGAAAGATCTTAGATGAGTATGTGAGATATGTTGGAGACCCTGTAGCAATAGTTGCTGCAGTAGATGAAAAAACTGCTGAAAAGGCAATGAAACTTATTAAAGTTGAATATGAAGTATTAGAAGCAGTTGTTGACTATGAAAAAGCTTTAGATTCAAATGTTATAATTCATAAAGAGAAAGCTCAGACAAATTATGATATTGGATATGACAATAAAAGGAACCTTTCATCTTCATATTTAGAGGTAAAGGGAGATGTAGATGAGGGATTTAAAAATAGTGATGTAATTATTGAAAATACATACTATACACAGCCTCAGATTCATGCAATGATGGAAACTTACAGAACTGCATGCTATTTTGACGTGTATGGAAGATTAAATGTTATCTCTTCAACACAGATACCATTCCATGTAAGACGTCATTTAGCAAGAGCACTTGAGTATCCAAGCAGCAAAATAAGAGTGGTAAAACCAAAATTAGGTGGTGGATTTGGAGGAAAACAGACATCTGTTTGTGAAATCTATCCAGCTTTTGTTACATTAAAAACTGGTAAACCATCTAAAATAGTCTATACAAGAAAAGAGACTCAGGCATGTTCAAATACACGTCATGCTATGAGATTAAAAGTAAAAATAGGTTCAGACAGAGAGGGAAATATAAAGGCCATAGATATAGATGTACTATCTAATACAGGTGCTTATGGAGAACATGCTCCAACAGTTACAGCACTTGTTGTATATAAAACATTCCCGCTATATGCAAAGGTACCAATGAGATGTAAGGCCAATATCGTATATTCAAATACAACAGTTGGAGCAGCATTTAGAGGATACGGAGCTACACAGGGAACATTTGCTGTAGAATCAGCTGTAAATGAACTTGCACATAAATTAGGAATTGACCCAACAGAGATAAGAATGAAAAATCTCGTAGACCAGTCTAGCACTGTAAGTGGAGATATAAAAAGATGTATCCAGATTGGTAAAGAAAAATTTGGTTGGGATACAAGAAAAAATATAGACCTTGGAAATGGTAAAGTGAGAGCTAAAGGTATGGCTGTTACAATGCAGGGATCTGGTATAGCTGGATTGGATACTGGTTCTGCAACTATTAAGTTCCATGACAGTGGAGATTTTTCACTTCTTTTAGGAGTAACAGATATGGGACAGGGTTGTGATACAGTTCATACTCAGATAGCAGCAGAGATTTTAGATGTACCAATGGATAAGATAATAGTTCATACTGCTGATACAGATATATCTCCATATGATCCAGGTGCTTATGCATCAAGTGGAACATATGTAACAGGTAATGCAGTAATAATTGCAGCTAAAAAGATGAAAGATGAGATTATAAAAATGGCTGCACAACTTATGAAGAAGCCAGTTGAAGAGATTGAGTACTTTGGAGAGTATGTAGAAGATAAAGATGGAAACAGATTGACTTTAAGAGATATTGGAGAGAGAGCAGTATCTTTTGAGGCTAAAAATCAGATTACTACTACTGGAACTTGGGGAGGAGAAACATCACCACCTCCATTTATTGCAAGTTTTGTAGAGGTAGAAGTGGACAAATTAACTGGGGAAACTAAGGTAATTGATTTCCTATCAGTTGTAGACTGTGGTCTTCCAATTAACCCGGCTCTTGCAAGAGTTCAGGTAGAAGGTGGAATAGCTCAGGGTATAGGTCTTGCACTTACTGAAGAGATAACTTTTGATGAGAGAGGAAAGATGTTGCAGGATTCTCTTATGCAATATAAGATTCCATCAAGAGAGGATATTGGAACAAATATTGATGTAGTTTTCAGTTATTCAAATGAGCCAACAGGACCATTTGGAGCAAAATCAATTGGAGAGGTTGTTATAAATACTGCATCTCCAGCTATTGCAGATGCTATATATAATGCTGCAAATGTAAGAATGAGAAGTCTTCCAATGACAAGTGAAAAAATATTTAGAAAAATGTATTTAAAATAA
- a CDS encoding xanthine phosphoribosyltransferase, with translation MKLLKDYILNNGKSINSKVLKVDSFLNHQIDPNLMMEIGKEFKKRFEGEKINKILTIEASGIAIGLAVAYALNVPLVFAKKKVPSTMDDFYTTKVVSFTKKKEYTICIGKEFLGPEDRILIVDDFLAMGNAVMGLKKIVETAGGTVVGAGIAITKGFQKGEEILKENGLRVESLAIVDSLENGEIHFR, from the coding sequence ATGAAGTTATTAAAAGACTACATATTAAATAATGGTAAGAGTATAAATTCAAAAGTTTTAAAAGTAGATAGCTTTTTGAATCATCAGATAGATCCAAATCTTATGATGGAAATTGGTAAAGAGTTCAAGAAAAGATTTGAAGGAGAAAAAATCAACAAAATCTTAACAATTGAAGCTTCAGGAATAGCTATAGGACTTGCAGTTGCTTATGCACTAAATGTACCTTTAGTATTCGCAAAGAAAAAAGTACCATCTACAATGGACGATTTTTATACTACTAAAGTAGTTTCTTTCACTAAGAAGAAAGAGTATACAATTTGTATTGGAAAAGAATTTTTAGGACCAGAAGACAGAATCCTTATAGTTGATGATTTCTTAGCTATGGGAAATGCAGTTATGGGACTAAAAAAAATAGTAGAAACAGCTGGAGGAACTGTAGTAGGAGCAGGAATTGCTATTACTAAAGGATTCCAAAAAGGTGAAGAGATTTTAAAAGAAAATGGATTAAGAGTTGAATCTCTTGCAATTGTTGATTCTCTAGAAAATGGAGAAATCCATTTCAGATAA
- a CDS encoding amino acid ABC transporter substrate-binding protein: protein MKKILVFITMLFGILVTSAFGADNSLKDVQDKGYFIVGLDATFAPMGYRDENGELVGFDIDLAKEVAKRMGVEARFKPCEWDGIVFDLRSKNIDMVWNGMTVTPARAKQVLFSEPYLANNQIIFTRKDEGTYSIKDLAGKVVGVQLGSSGALAVDKSAIRKEIKDVKKYATNVEALMDLEAGRLDAVVMDEVSGKYYNKKKSTLNYSVEQLANEEFAVALRKNDKALTDEINKQLNAMKADGTFDTLKNKWLGK from the coding sequence ATGAAAAAGATTTTAGTATTCATCACAATGTTATTTGGAATTCTAGTAACTTCAGCTTTTGGAGCAGATAACTCATTAAAAGATGTACAGGATAAAGGATATTTCATAGTTGGACTTGATGCTACATTTGCACCTATGGGATATAGAGATGAAAATGGGGAACTTGTTGGATTTGACATTGATCTTGCTAAAGAGGTAGCTAAGAGAATGGGTGTTGAAGCAAGATTCAAACCATGTGAATGGGATGGAATAGTATTTGATCTTAGAAGTAAAAATATAGATATGGTATGGAATGGTATGACAGTAACTCCAGCAAGAGCAAAACAGGTACTATTTTCAGAACCTTACCTTGCAAATAACCAAATAATCTTTACAAGAAAAGATGAAGGAACTTATAGCATAAAAGATTTAGCTGGTAAAGTTGTAGGAGTTCAACTTGGAAGTTCTGGAGCATTAGCAGTGGATAAAAGTGCTATTAGAAAAGAGATTAAGGATGTTAAAAAATATGCTACAAATGTTGAAGCACTTATGGACCTTGAAGCTGGTAGACTTGATGCAGTAGTAATGGATGAAGTATCAGGAAAATACTACAACAAAAAGAAATCAACTTTAAACTACTCTGTAGAACAACTTGCTAATGAAGAGTTTGCAGTAGCACTTAGAAAAAATGATAAAGCTTTAACAGATGAGATTAATAAACAGCTAAATGCAATGAAAGCTGATGGAACATTTGACACTTTAAAAAATAAATGGCTAGGCAAATAA
- a CDS encoding amino acid ABC transporter permease encodes MEENILFILQGLGLTIKLYIATMIFSLPLGVLLSLGRISKNSILNNAIQVYTWIFRGTPLLLQLFFVYYGLPVIGITLSPFTAASLTFIVNYTAYFCEIFRGSILGIDDGQYEAAKVLGMNYPQTMIRIIIPQALITALPPLTNEAISLIKDTSLISAIGMAEILRNSREIVTRDFSITPFIICAVIYLIISTVVVLICKKLEKKVMI; translated from the coding sequence ATGGAAGAAAATATTTTATTTATATTACAGGGATTAGGACTTACAATAAAGCTATATATAGCTACTATGATTTTTTCTCTTCCCCTTGGAGTTTTATTATCACTAGGAAGAATATCAAAAAATAGTATATTAAACAATGCTATTCAGGTGTATACATGGATATTTAGAGGAACTCCTCTTTTACTGCAACTATTCTTTGTATACTATGGATTACCTGTAATTGGGATTACTTTATCTCCTTTTACTGCAGCATCTTTAACTTTTATAGTAAACTATACAGCTTATTTCTGTGAGATTTTTAGAGGAAGTATCCTTGGAATAGATGATGGGCAGTATGAGGCAGCTAAGGTTTTAGGAATGAATTATCCACAAACAATGATAAGAATAATAATTCCACAAGCACTTATTACAGCATTGCCACCTCTTACTAATGAAGCAATATCTTTAATCAAAGATACTTCTTTAATATCAGCAATAGGAATGGCAGAAATATTAAGAAACTCAAGAGAAATAGTAACTAGAGACTTTTCTATCACTCCATTTATAATCTGTGCAGTGATATATCTAATTATTTCAACTGTGGTAGTTCTTATTTGTAAAAAATTAGAGAAAAAGGTGATGATATAA
- a CDS encoding amino acid ABC transporter ATP-binding protein, which produces MIIKISDVYKKYNGTDNILNGVNLTINKGEVVSIIGASGGGKSTLLRCIIGLEEIDGGSIDTPELKKMGMVFQSFNLFPHMTAIQNIMESLVVVDKMKKEDARKIGMKLLDRVGLADRADFYPKALSGGQKQRVAIARAMARNPEVMLFDEPTSALDPEMVKEVQNVIQHLKDNSDMTMVIVSHELDFVNKISDRIVVMENGNVKEIIDNRAKKSEESVKNN; this is translated from the coding sequence ATGATAATCAAAATTTCAGATGTGTATAAAAAATACAATGGTACAGATAATATTTTAAATGGAGTAAATCTTACAATAAACAAAGGAGAAGTAGTATCAATTATAGGAGCTTCTGGTGGTGGAAAATCAACACTTCTAAGATGCATAATTGGACTTGAAGAGATAGATGGTGGAAGTATTGATACACCTGAATTGAAAAAAATGGGAATGGTATTTCAATCATTTAATCTTTTCCCTCATATGACTGCTATTCAAAATATTATGGAATCACTTGTTGTGGTAGATAAGATGAAAAAGGAAGATGCCAGAAAGATTGGGATGAAGCTTTTAGATAGAGTTGGACTTGCAGATAGAGCAGATTTCTATCCAAAGGCACTGTCAGGTGGACAAAAACAGAGAGTTGCTATAGCCAGAGCAATGGCAAGAAACCCTGAAGTTATGCTATTTGATGAACCTACATCAGCACTTGACCCAGAGATGGTAAAAGAGGTTCAAAATGTAATTCAGCATCTGAAAGACAACAGTGATATGACTATGGTAATAGTAAGCCACGAACTTGATTTTGTAAATAAGATATCTGATAGAATTGTGGTAATGGAAAACGGCAATGTTAAAGAGATTATTGATAACAGAGCAAAAAAGAGTGAAGAAAGTGTAAAAAATAATTGA
- a CDS encoding Mu transposase C-terminal domain-containing protein, which yields MDKEIEIYRFKIIEPFLKKEKKLKEIEKEQNISYATLKRWVQAYKKNGMLGLEKKTREDKDSFRNVDDTHLKKIEKLCSETTETNITKLYRHYKKKITKDLSISYATFYRIVNNIDAFFNKDTIMYLDKIKKEHQCYILLDIPLYIFANREDKKDIIPQLLIILDVASLKPIHFMINSDVASLNVILNFIRETLIKTAILTGKKLFPEDILVASQEISNKQLLKEIYQETGIRIYEHYTENSEIAKFVEFIKADIQSFYDENNKNISIDELSGFLSSYLYIQEKDYAFSPNIKLLENSKFLRKLDILLQSATRKINDSKVRLRNLQYTNEYFSGMNGQSVTIKYPVIDDRIIYIFHKDRYLFPAYLLK from the coding sequence ATGGATAAAGAAATTGAAATTTATCGTTTCAAAATAATTGAGCCTTTTTTGAAAAAAGAAAAAAAGCTTAAAGAGATTGAAAAGGAGCAAAATATCTCCTATGCAACTCTTAAAAGATGGGTTCAGGCATATAAAAAGAATGGGATGTTAGGACTTGAGAAAAAAACTCGTGAAGATAAGGATTCTTTCCGTAATGTAGATGATACCCACCTGAAAAAGATAGAAAAGCTTTGCTCAGAAACTACTGAAACAAATATCACCAAACTATACAGACACTATAAGAAAAAAATTACTAAAGATCTATCAATAAGCTATGCAACATTTTATAGAATTGTTAATAATATAGATGCCTTTTTTAATAAGGATACTATTATGTATTTAGATAAGATTAAAAAAGAACACCAATGCTATATTCTATTGGATATTCCTCTCTATATATTTGCAAACAGAGAGGATAAAAAAGATATTATTCCACAACTTCTTATAATTTTAGATGTTGCATCATTAAAACCTATACATTTCATGATAAACAGTGATGTTGCAAGTCTCAATGTTATCTTAAACTTTATAAGAGAGACTCTTATTAAAACAGCTATTCTCACAGGAAAAAAACTCTTCCCTGAGGATATTTTAGTAGCATCACAGGAGATAAGCAATAAACAGCTTTTAAAAGAGATATATCAGGAGACTGGAATAAGAATCTATGAACACTACACTGAAAATAGTGAAATTGCTAAATTTGTTGAGTTTATAAAAGCTGATATTCAATCTTTTTATGATGAAAATAATAAGAATATCTCTATAGATGAATTGTCAGGTTTTTTAAGCAGCTATCTCTATATTCAGGAGAAAGACTATGCCTTTTCTCCAAATATTAAACTTCTTGAAAACAGTAAGTTCTTAAGAAAACTTGATATACTTCTTCAAAGTGCTACTAGAAAAATTAATGATTCTAAGGTAAGACTTAGAAATCTTCAATATACAAATGAATATTTTTCAGGTATGAATGGTCAGAGTGTCACTATAAAATATCCTGTTATAGATGATAGAATTATCTATATTTTTCATAAAGACAGGTACCTTTTTCCAGCATACCTATTAAAATAA
- the ptsG gene encoding glucose-specific PTS transporter subunit IIBC yields MKVFAEVQKIGKALMTPVAILPAAGLFLAFGNKLHFQLMEQAGQVIFTNLPLLFAIGAAIGLVGGDGIAGLAAVVALLIMNTTMGIVSDAAAGVASGNLAFTTVLGIPTLQTGVFGGLLAGIIAAICYKKFYKTELPAFLGFFAGKRLVPIVTAVAAFLIGLAMPTIWQPIQIGLGKLSFLANEVNTNISTFVFGVIERSLIPFGLHHIFYAPFWYQFGEYTTKAGQVVQGDQTIWFAMLRDGITNFSSATYQGAGKFLTGKFVFMMFGLPAAALAMYHEAKPERKKLVGGILFSAALTSFLTGITEPLEFSFLFVAPVLYGIHCLLAGLSFMIMNLLSVRVGLTFSGGLVDYIVFGVLPGTNGFQTRWYMVIVVGICFAIVYYCLFRFAIRKFNLKTPGRDDAPANTTDDKKEAVSGDALAVGVLEALGGKDNLLSLDSCITRLRVEVKDAKIVKDDQLKQLGASGVLKVGAHGVQAIFGSKAQFICNDLKKMTGI; encoded by the coding sequence ATGAAAGTATTTGCAGAAGTTCAGAAAATTGGTAAAGCTTTAATGACTCCAGTTGCTATTCTTCCAGCAGCAGGATTATTTCTAGCTTTTGGGAATAAGTTACACTTTCAATTGATGGAGCAGGCAGGACAGGTAATATTTACAAATCTTCCTTTACTGTTCGCAATAGGAGCGGCAATTGGACTAGTTGGTGGAGATGGTATAGCAGGTTTAGCTGCAGTAGTAGCACTACTTATCATGAACACAACAATGGGTATAGTTTCAGATGCAGCTGCTGGTGTAGCTAGTGGAAATCTTGCATTCACAACTGTTTTAGGTATTCCTACATTACAGACTGGGGTATTTGGGGGTCTGTTAGCAGGGATAATCGCAGCTATATGTTATAAAAAGTTCTACAAGACAGAACTACCAGCATTTTTAGGTTTCTTTGCTGGAAAAAGACTTGTTCCAATTGTAACTGCAGTAGCAGCATTCTTAATTGGACTTGCAATGCCAACAATATGGCAACCAATCCAAATCGGACTTGGAAAATTATCATTCTTAGCAAATGAAGTTAATACAAATATATCTACATTTGTATTTGGAGTTATAGAAAGATCATTGATTCCATTTGGACTTCATCATATCTTCTATGCACCATTCTGGTATCAGTTTGGAGAGTATACAACTAAAGCTGGTCAGGTAGTTCAAGGAGACCAGACAATATGGTTTGCAATGTTAAGAGATGGAATTACAAACTTCAGTTCAGCTACATATCAGGGAGCAGGGAAATTCCTAACTGGTAAATTTGTATTTATGATGTTTGGACTTCCAGCAGCAGCACTTGCTATGTATCATGAAGCAAAACCTGAGAGAAAGAAATTAGTAGGTGGTATCCTATTCTCAGCAGCATTAACTTCATTCTTAACAGGAATTACAGAGCCATTGGAATTCTCATTCCTATTTGTTGCTCCAGTATTATATGGAATTCACTGTTTACTTGCAGGTCTATCATTTATGATAATGAACCTATTAAGTGTAAGAGTGGGACTTACATTTTCAGGTGGATTAGTTGATTATATAGTATTTGGTGTATTACCAGGAACTAATGGATTCCAGACAAGATGGTATATGGTAATAGTAGTTGGAATCTGTTTTGCAATTGTATATTACTGTCTTTTCAGATTTGCAATTAGAAAATTCAATCTAAAGACACCTGGAAGAGATGATGCACCAGCTAATACTACTGATGATAAGAAAGAAGCTGTATCTGGAGATGCTTTAGCAGTGGGTGTGCTAGAAGCATTAGGAGGAAAAGACAACTTATTATCACTAGATTCATGTATTACAAGACTTAGAGTAGAAGTAAAAGATGCTAAGATTGTAAAAGATGACCAGCTTAAACAACTTGGAGCTTCAGGAGTATTAAAGGTAGGAGCTCATGGAGTACAAGCAATATTTGGTTCAAAAGCACAATTTATCTGTAATGATTTGAAGAAAATGACAGGTATTTAA
- the alr gene encoding alanine racemase has product MIANTTKLLLDKNNLYHNMDYLKESKGKKILPVVKANAYGHGTEEIVGLLYEYGQREFAVARFIEAERILKMGLKDIRILVFESIGDYSMIIDEPQIDISVNTLDEFKSALEYGIPTERIQVKIDFGFGRNGIYLSEVDKVKEIIESRDLKFRGLYSHLFAVDYEDGLYYIDRFNEVIDKLGKDRFEMIHLQNSTATITYDCENVTHVRVGMAVYGLQDEGYCERNLKQVFSLETQIAGVRDLENSKYIAYSLKKGGYGENAKYIGKIKVGYADGFLKSNEGSTCLIGNKEYTIVQVTMDNTFIEVDSRVKEGDRVILYHNVTEVTKHNNMAIYQLLTILSPRIERVIK; this is encoded by the coding sequence ATGATAGCAAATACAACAAAACTTTTACTGGATAAAAATAATCTGTATCACAATATGGATTATCTAAAAGAGAGCAAAGGGAAAAAAATACTTCCTGTAGTTAAAGCTAATGCCTATGGACATGGAACAGAGGAGATAGTTGGTCTTCTATATGAGTATGGGCAGAGAGAGTTTGCAGTGGCACGTTTTATAGAGGCTGAAAGAATACTTAAGATGGGACTTAAAGATATAAGAATTCTTGTTTTTGAAAGCATAGGAGATTACTCTATGATAATAGATGAGCCTCAGATTGATATATCTGTAAATACTTTAGATGAGTTTAAATCTGCTCTGGAATATGGTATACCAACTGAGAGAATTCAGGTAAAGATAGATTTTGGTTTTGGAAGAAATGGAATATATCTATCTGAAGTAGATAAGGTAAAGGAGATTATAGAGAGCAGAGATCTAAAATTTAGAGGCCTATACTCACATCTTTTTGCTGTGGATTATGAAGATGGACTTTACTATATAGATAGATTTAATGAAGTGATAGATAAACTAGGTAAAGATAGATTTGAGATGATACATCTGCAAAACAGTACAGCTACTATTACCTATGACTGTGAAAATGTAACTCACGTAAGAGTGGGAATGGCAGTATATGGGCTTCAGGATGAGGGATATTGTGAAAGAAATCTAAAACAGGTCTTCTCTTTGGAAACTCAGATAGCTGGAGTAAGAGATTTGGAAAATAGTAAATATATAGCATATTCCCTAAAAAAAGGTGGATATGGAGAAAATGCCAAATATATAGGTAAGATTAAGGTTGGATATGCAGATGGATTTTTAAAGAGCAATGAGGGAAGCACATGCCTTATTGGAAATAAAGAGTACACTATAGTTCAGGTTACTATGGATAATACCTTTATAGAGGTGGATTCAAGGGTAAAAGAGGGAGATAGAGTTATACTTTATCACAATGTTACTGAGGTCACTAAACATAATAACATGGCAATATATCAGCTTCTTACTATTTTGAGTCCCAGAATAGAGAGAGTTATAAAATAG
- a CDS encoding alanine racemase, with product MVVNATKIILDRENLFHNMDFLKRRSKGKKILPIVKANAYGHGMDEIVGLLYEYGQREFAVARYLEGERIRKMGYEDVRVLVFESIGNLDLVKDKPQLDITANTLDELKEILAYGISPDRIQIKIDLGFGRNGIFVSEVDKLKEIIDNEKGKFRGLYSHLFTVEYDDGFEYIEKFNKVVEKLGKDRFEMIHLQNTPATLSYGCDYVTHVRSGMGVYGLHNDGFYERNYRQVFSLETQIAGVKDLEDSKYIAYRLRKDEIDDEVKYIGKIKIGYGDGFLKSNEGSTCLIGNKEYKILQVTMDNTFLKVDSRVKEGDKVQLYYNVPYSTQHNDMPIYQLLSILSPRIEREIK from the coding sequence ATGGTAGTAAATGCAACGAAGATAATACTTGATAGAGAGAATCTTTTTCACAATATGGATTTTTTAAAGAGAAGATCTAAAGGGAAAAAGATACTGCCAATTGTTAAGGCAAATGCCTATGGACATGGTATGGATGAGATAGTAGGACTTTTATATGAGTATGGACAGAGAGAATTTGCAGTGGCCAGGTATTTAGAGGGAGAGAGAATACGGAAAATGGGCTACGAAGATGTAAGAGTTCTGGTATTTGAGAGCATCGGGAATTTGGATCTTGTTAAAGATAAGCCTCAACTGGATATTACAGCAAATACCTTAGATGAGCTAAAAGAGATTCTTGCCTATGGAATATCCCCAGATAGAATTCAGATAAAAATTGACTTAGGTTTTGGAAGAAATGGAATATTTGTATCTGAAGTAGATAAATTAAAAGAGATAATAGATAATGAAAAAGGTAAATTCAGAGGGTTATACTCTCATCTGTTTACTGTAGAGTATGATGATGGATTTGAATATATTGAGAAATTTAATAAAGTAGTTGAAAAATTAGGAAAAGATAGATTTGAGATGATACATCTGCAAAATACACCAGCAACACTCTCTTATGGGTGTGACTATGTAACACATGTAAGATCAGGAATGGGTGTATATGGACTTCATAATGATGGATTTTATGAAAGAAACTATAGACAGGTTTTTTCTTTAGAAACACAGATAGCAGGTGTAAAAGATCTTGAGGACAGTAAATATATAGCATATCGCCTAAGAAAAGATGAGATAGATGATGAGGTAAAATATATTGGAAAGATAAAAATAGGGTATGGAGATGGATTTTTAAAGAGCAATGAGGGAAGTACATGCCTTATTGGAAATAAAGAATATAAAATTTTACAGGTTACAATGGATAATACTTTTTTAAAAGTAGATTCAAGGGTAAAAGAGGGAGATAAAGTACAATTATACTATAATGTACCTTATTCAACTCAGCACAATGATATGCCAATCTACCAATTACTATCTATTTTGAGTCCCAGAATAGAGAGAGAGATTAAATAA